GAGTCACGCTTGTACGTGCACAAACATTTTAGCTCACTTCCGAGATGTTGAGCGGATACATATGGATAGAATCAGCCCACGGCGTGCCAATATCGGTGTTGCTGGCCGACGTGATGCACTGCCACACGGCGCTGTTGCACTTGAACCCAGAACCAAACCCGACCATCCACACCCGGTCGCCCTTGCGCATCCGTCTCTTCGCCTCGATGTATGCGAGCTCGTACCACAACGAACTGCTAGATGTGTTCCCGAACCGGTGCAGCGTCATCCGGGATGGCTCGATATTCTCATCGGATAAGCGTAAGCTAGTTTGCACCGCGTCGATCACCGCCCGACCACCACAATGGATGCAAAAATGCTGGAAGGCCCTGCGGAAATCGGGGACATatagcttgatcttcttgttgaaAACCTTACGTGCAACGAACGAGAGCGCAAAGAGCAGCTTCTCCGATGGTGGGAGGACGAGGGACCCTATTGCAACGATGTTGGCCTGAAGCGCGTCGCCGGCGACAGCCACGAGCTCCTTGGAGAGGTTTATTCCCATTTCCCCCACGTCGTCCTCCTCCTGGTACGCGCACCGGTACGCTCTGTCTTGCGCGGCGGTGATCGTCCGCACGATGTGCCTGAGCCGGAACCGGGATTTGGACGTGGACGTCGACAGCAGCACCGCAGCCGCGCCCATCCGGAACAGGGCAGCGGGCAGCAGCATCGCGCGGTTCTTCCCCGTGTAGTTGATGAGCAAGGTGGACTCCGTGGACACCATGAGGGCGTGCGCGCCACGCGGCGCTGCCTGCAGGAGGTTCCTCGCCACCTCCAAGGAGATCACCCCGGCGCTGCACCCCATGCCGGAGATGTGCATGCTCCGGATGTCGGCTCTGAGCTTGTACCTGTTCACGACGATGTCGGCCAAGCTTGGGGTCGGGTTGAAGGCGGTGCAGTTGGTGACGAGTATGTCGATCGCCTCGGGACATATGCCCGTCTTGGCGAGCAGGTCATCGACGGCCGCAAAGATGACCTGCTCCGCTTCGTCGCGGCCTTCACTTAGGGTGCAGCCCGGCGGAATGTAGTGCAACGAAGGGTGGACGTAAGTCTGGTCACCGAGGCCCGAGCGCTTGAGCATGCGCGCCATGAACCGGTAACCGCCATCATCGAGCGAAAAGCGAGCGTTCTCGGTGGCAGAGCCTATGGATACGCGGCAATTGGAGTTAGGCCGGCAGCAAGAGTAGTCGACGAGGTAGA
Above is a window of Triticum aestivum cultivar Chinese Spring chromosome 6B, IWGSC CS RefSeq v2.1, whole genome shotgun sequence DNA encoding:
- the LOC123138663 gene encoding 3-ketoacyl-CoA synthase 6-like, whose protein sequence is MGVRLSDMVISPSHLKHLFEIMVNNFLLLVATPAMVLVLLRKAAQLGPDEILSCLHGLRQVHVLLAVFLPFALATLYLMSRPRSVYLVDYSCCRPNSNCRVSIGSATENARFSLDDGGYRFMARMLKRSGLGDQTYVHPSLHYIPPGCTLSEGRDEAEQVIFAAVDDLLAKTGICPEAIDILVTNCTAFNPTPSLADIVVNRYKLRADIRSMHISGMGCSAGVISLEVARNLLQAAPRGAHALMVSTESTLLINYTGKNRAMLLPAALFRMGAAAVLLSTSTSKSRFRLRHIVRTITAAQDRAYRCAYQEEDDVGEMGINLSKELVAVAGDALQANIVAIGSLVLPPSEKLLFALSFVARKVFNKKIKLYVPDFRRAFQHFCIHCGGRAVIDAVQTSLRLSDENIEPSRMTLHRFGNTSSSSLWYELAYIEAKRRMRKGDRVWMVGFGSGFKCNSAVWQCITSASNTDIGTPWADSIHMYPLNISEVS